A part of Periplaneta americana isolate PAMFEO1 chromosome 17, P.americana_PAMFEO1_priV1, whole genome shotgun sequence genomic DNA contains:
- the LOC138692738 gene encoding glucose dehydrogenase [FAD, quinone]-like: MERWTLLPISICILTICQSRSIDNRTWGLTEGVLKFIREASNHFDQEPPDTQQLLPEYDFIIVGAGSAGCALANRLSAISDLKVLLIEAGRQENYAMDVPLIASFLQFSEANWKYKTEPSDNVCLGMTNRQCSYPRGKVVGGSSVLNFMVYTRGNRRDYDNWEKLGNPGWGFKDVLPYFLEIEDMNIPELARDKRYHSTGGEVTINYNSYRTPISEAFVAGGRELGHRIVDYNGETQTGFSFLQTTTRNGTRWSVSRAFLHPIRNRKNFHLKKNSLVTKILIDPVTKSAYGVEFINNNKKYVVRTKREVILSAGAVNSPQLLMLSGIGPRKLLQEKGISVIEDLKVGYNLMDHPGTIGLSFILNQSVALLFDEVIKDGRHLVDYLYRHEGPYSVPAGCEGIAFIDTKNPSSIDGDPDLELLFFGTSVSSVTTVHKALGISDIIYDSIYKQYEEVHSWTAVPLLMKVKSRGRILLKSTNPFHKPLIYYDYFEHPEDLETQVVGIKTILRLSDTKAFQKYGSRVFDEPLPGCKNLPFGSDSYWACFARNLAAGIWHLSGTCKMGPTSDPDAVVDSRLRVYGVKGLRVIDASIMPVVPAAHTNYPAMMLGVKGADIIKSDWEVLVT, from the coding sequence ATGGAACGCTGGACGCTACTGCCGATAAGCATATGCATTCTGACCATCTGTCAAAGCAGGAGCATTGATAACCGCACCTGGGGACTCACAGAAGGAGTATTGAAGTTTATCAGAGAGGCATCAAATCATTTCGATCAAGAACCTCCGGACACACAACAGCTACTCCCAGAATACGACTTTATCATCGTGGGGGCAGGATCTGCGGGTTGTGCTCTTGCTAACAGACTTTCTGCGATTTCAGATTTGAAAGTTCTTCTCATTGAAGCGGGACGACAAGAAAACTATGCAATGGACGTACCTCTAATAGCGTCTTTCCTTCAATTCTCCGAAGCCAATTGGAAATACAAAACAGAACCGTCTGATAACGTTTGTCTCGGAATGACGAATAGGCAATGTTCGTACCCGAGAGGGAAAGTTGTTGGCGGCTCtagtgtgttaaattttatggtcTATACCCGAGGAAACCGTAGAGATTATGATAATTGGGAGAAGCTTGGTAATCCGGGATGGGGATTTAAAGATGTTTTACCATATTTCCTGGAGATAGAAGATATGAACATACCGGAACTTGCAAGGGACAAACGCTACCATTCCACAGGAGGAGAAGTGACTATCAACTACAATTCATATCGAACTCCAATCAGTGAAGCTTTCGTTGCCGGTGGAAGAGAGCTGGGACACCGAATTGTGGATTATAACGGCGAAACACAAACTGGGTTTAGCTTTCTACAAACTACGACGAGAAATGGAACAAGATGGAGTGTATCCAGAGCGTTTCTACATCCTATACGAAATCGAAAAAACTTTCACTTAAAGAAAAATAGTTTAGTTACAAAAATTCTTATCGATCCTGTAACTAAGTCTGCTTATGGTGTGGAATTTATTAACAACAATAAGAAGTATGTCGTTCGTACCAAAAGAGAAGTAATATTGTCTGCAGGTGCGGTGAATTCCCCTCAGCTCCTAATGTTGTCAGGTATAGGACCAAGAAAACTTCTGCAAGAAAAGGGTATCTCTGTCATAGAGGATCTGAAAGTAGGTTATAATCTTATGGATCATCCTGGCACGATAGGTTTATCGTTTATTTTAAACCAGTCAGTTGCGTTGTTGTTTGATGAAGTAATAAAGGATGGTAGGCATTTAGTAGACTATTTGTATCGTCACGAAGGTCCTTATTCTGTACCAGCTGGATGTGAAGGAATAGCGTTCATCGATACAAAAAACCCGTCAAGTATAGACGGTGATCCTGATTTAGAACTACTCTTTTTCGGAACTAGCGTTTCTTCTGTGACGACAGTCCATAAGGCTTTAGGAATTAGCGACATTATATATGACTCTATTTATAAGCAATACGAGGAGGTCCATAGTTGGACAGCAGTTCCGTTACTTATGAAAGTAAAAAGCAGAGgtagaatattattaaaatctacaaatccattTCACAAGCCACTTATATATTATGACTACTTTGAGCATCCTGAAGATTTAGAAACCCAGGTTGTGGGCATTAAGACAATTTTGAGACTTAGCGATACGAAAGCATTTCAGAAATACGGCTCAAGAGTTTTCGACGAGCCTTTACCGGGATGTAAAAATCTGCCTTTCGGTTCGGACAGCTACTGGGCATGTTTTGCCAGAAATCTAGCTGCAGGGATATGGCACCTCAGTGGCACATGCAAGATGGGTCCTACATCCGACCCTGATGCCGTCGTGGACTCTAGGTTGAGGGTGTACGGAGTGAAAGGTCTGAGGGTTATAGACGCTTCGATTATGCCAGTTGTCCCTGCAGCACACACTAATTACCCGGCCATGATGCTGGGAGTTAAAGGGGCAGACATAATCAAATCAGATTGGGAAGTTTTGGTTACGTGA